The Candidatus Binatia bacterium genome contains the following window.
CATGTTGAGCAGCCGCTTCATCCCCTCCTCTTCCGCCTTGACGGCGAAGGCGACGTCGATGGGCGTCGCGTGGATCGAACCGGCTCGGATCGCCGCCAGGCGCAGCGGGCTCTCGCCGCTGACGATGATCGTGACGTCCTTGTCCGGATCGAGCCCGAAATGCCGCACGGCGACGCGCGAGAGATAATCCACGGTGCCGGCGAAGGAATCGACGCCGATCGTCTTGCCTTTGAGATCCTTTCCCGTCTTGATCTCCGGCCGGACCATGAAGACGTGGAGCGGCCGCGCCGACATGCCGGCGACGACCTTGACCGGCACGCCCGTAACGGCCGCGCGGAGGGTCGAGCCCCAGGCGAGCAGATAATCGATGTCGCCGGAGACCAACGCCTTGACCCCGATCGCCGGCTGCATCTGAACCTTGTCGGCGTTCAACCCTTCGTCTTTAAAAAAGCCCTTGCGCAGCGCCACGACGACCGGGAACTCGAAGAGCCCGCGGCTCGGCGTGCCGATCATCACGCGCTCGGGAGCGGCGCCGGCCGAAAGAAGCTGCGGGACGAAGCAAAATGTCAAGAACGCGACCAGAGCCGTGAGAGTTTTTTTACGCTTCATAGACACTCCCTCAGAAGTCTCCCATAACCGGGTCTCGCCTCTTTGATCTCGATCGCCTTGAGCGCCCACCAGGCGGAAGCTTGCGTCGTCG
Protein-coding sequences here:
- a CDS encoding ABC transporter substrate-binding protein, which translates into the protein MKRKKTLTALVAFLTFCFVPQLLSAGAAPERVMIGTPSRGLFEFPVVVALRKGFFKDEGLNADKVQMQPAIGVKALVSGDIDYLLAWGSTLRAAVTGVPVKVVAGMSARPLHVFMVRPEIKTGKDLKGKTIGVDSFAGTVDYLSRVAVRHFGLDPDKDVTIIVSGESPLRLAAIRAGSIHATPIDVAFAVKAEEEGMKRLLNMADVIDLPLSGIGVTDKKLESAREQVKKVIRATLRGTRFMKQNRAETLAMMTDYLRITPAQAAQAYDASINSFAEDGFVSEKGLLLDVNLTRERLKLSKEIPLSQVVDWSLLKEIKETKPR